A genomic region of Palaemon carinicauda isolate YSFRI2023 chromosome 11, ASM3689809v2, whole genome shotgun sequence contains the following coding sequences:
- the LOC137649456 gene encoding putative uncharacterized protein DDB_G0289963, producing MKIIVTIKLTIVTTNRRIVRTYSRRYDEVKNRYNEDKNRYNKDKNRYNKDKNRYNNENNRYNKANNSYDKQKNRIRDDKTKSRTVIIKTRIVTIKTKIVTIKKRIVRIMKIIVTIKLTIVTTNRRIVRTNSRRYDEDKNRYNKDKNRYNKDKNRNNKEKNRYNNENYRYNKANNSYDKQKNR from the coding sequence atgaaaataatcgttACAATAAAGCTAACAATAGTTACGACAAACAGAAGAATCGTTAGAACGTATTCGAGACGGTACGACGAAGTCAAGAATCGGTACAACGAAGACAAGAACCGTTATAATAAAGACAAAAATCGTTACAATAAAGACAAGAATcgttacaataatgaaaataatcgttACAATAAAGCTAACAATAGTTACGACAAACAGAAGAATCGTATTCGAGACGACAAAACGAAGTCAAGAACCGTTATAATAAAGACAAGAATCGTCACAATAAAGACAAAAATCGTTACAATAAAGAAAAGAATCgttagaataatgaaaattatcgTTACAATAAAGCTAACAATAGTTACGACAAACAGAAGAATCGTTAGAACGAATTCGAGACGGTACGACGAAGACAAGAACCGTTATAATAAAGACAAGAATCGTTACAATAAAGACAAGAATCGTAACAATAAAGAAAAGAATCgttacaataatgaaaattatcGTTACAATAAAGCTAACAATAGTTACGACAAACAGAAGAATCGTTGA